The Chitinibacter bivalviorum genomic interval GGCGGTTGTGGTGTTATATGAAACTCACTCTAAATGATATTGCCGACTTGTATCTCGGTGCCGGGCAAACTTTGTACGGCGGCGAGGCGGTGAGTCAGCTGGCTCATGCCTTGCAAAGCGCCCATTTTGCCGAGCAGGCTAATGCGTCCCCCTATTTAATTACTGCCGCGCTATTGCACGATATTGGGCATATTTTGGCTGGGCAGCAAAACGACGATGTCGATGCCGGGATTGACGATCGACACGAATCGGTCGCGATTGCTGCGCTTAAGCCTTTATTTGGTCAGCGCGTATTAGCGCCCATTGCACTGCATGTCGAAGCCAAGCGTTATTTAAGCGCGATTGATCCGGTCTATCACGCCACCTTATCGCCCGCGTCGCAAAAATCGCTGATTTTGCAAGGCGGCGTGATGAGCAAGGAAGAGGTGCAGCGTTTTGCGAGCAATCATTTTGCCGAGGATGCTGTTTTTCTGCGCCGCTGTGATGATCAGGCCAAAATCCCCGATCTGCCAACCGCCGCTTTGGCGCATTATCTGGCCATTGCCGCCAGCGTTTGCCACAGCGAGGTGGTGGCATGATGCGCGAACCTATTCTTGCCGCGCCAGAGTTGGCTTTAAGCGGCATCAGCAAGCAATTTGGCGCGTTTACTGCGCTGCAAGACATTAGTCTCACGGTCAATAAAGGCGAATTTGTTTGCCTGCTCGGGCCATCGGGCTGCGGTAAAACGACGTTGCTGCGCATGATCGCGGGTTTGGAGAGCTGCGAGAACGGGCAGATCTACCAAGCCGATCGCAATATCACACGCGCGTCGCCAGCTCAGCGCGACTACGGCATTGTGTTTCAATCGTATGCGCTGTTCCCCAATCTGACCGTGGCCGCCAATATTGCCTACGGGCTC includes:
- a CDS encoding HD domain-containing protein: MKLTLNDIADLYLGAGQTLYGGEAVSQLAHALQSAHFAEQANASPYLITAALLHDIGHILAGQQNDDVDAGIDDRHESVAIAALKPLFGQRVLAPIALHVEAKRYLSAIDPVYHATLSPASQKSLILQGGVMSKEEVQRFASNHFAEDAVFLRRCDDQAKIPDLPTAALAHYLAIAASVCHSEVVA